Proteins co-encoded in one Echeneis naucrates chromosome 22, fEcheNa1.1, whole genome shotgun sequence genomic window:
- the LOC115035919 gene encoding filamin-A-interacting protein 1-like yields the protein MRSKSSRVESPADGVLGVPQDDHDIGQDQEVVLPVKSLKAKAQQNENVGKVEVEVITEKEKLFLDSPEAGEKRRDIMDLSKEDLLKLLGIMEGEVQAREDVICMLKSKQSVPEALESRYGSAAPTPALQALQRDGLITGSEPYNQSIYQKPMAELERLQEKHKETYRRMLGQLLLAEKCHRRTVHELDTEKRKHVDYMNKSDDFTNLLEQERERLKRLLENEKAYQVRKEKEHSKRLAKLREELVKLKSFALMLVNERQQHLEQMDQQNQRVQELGQQLQQREEALNEAKERAQEDSHRVLSLEAELKERSAKLTQQHEEMTAKLSNQEMQNRQLNAKLLGLTHKVEELEESNRALRKSEEELQELREKISKGECGNSNLIAELENLRKRVLEMEGKDEEITKTEYQCKELRKRLQEEDNKSKDLRLEVEKLQKRMMELEKLEVAFNVSKSECAQLHTALERESGLSKELSDEVVSLRIRTKELESSELKLEKSELSLKDDLSKLKSLTVALMEERKTLMERLKLDEKKKEELTTMVKVEQSKVMEVTEKLIEESKKLLKLKSEMETKVETLTAEKGELSTKLAYEIDKSKELNSKVSQMKKRLDGFEQAEKLSVKNSVQCELVRMSDPVRREDNKIKELTFEIERLKNRLKQLEVVEGDLIKTEDQYDMLEKKFMTEQDKANILSQQVEEMRNQIARNKAIEKGEEESQEEDLRQRCKREEAKTREMQADVVALKEKIHELMHKEDQLSQLQVDYSLLQQRFLEEEEKAKNMGTEVFHLTKELEMAKRHSRALRPSLNGRRMVDVAVTSTGVQTETSSTGSAEEDTPAVFIRKSVQEENRIMSNLRQRCLKKPTEKTGGIERCPSSSSDLGLKKSWIPWMRKKDNTPQDTNLEKPLHINGDHLPSELSMSPKQGQPLHIRVTPDHQNNMATLEIRSPTSEDVFSNSAPLSPNPSQPKSRITIIPTYSAPNPRRKPTTGPQGPERAKSPVTITAISRAKSPESCRASSTALGRPLSPVSIMTVSTAVVPEVSSSPEPQEMTMGRAVFKVTPEKQMVPVPIRKGHNNTSIITTSEDNKIHIHLGNNITPKMVVRPVAAAAENKEMTLSTGTVLRSPRQITTTAMRSTQSKVMSSITISPVTSTTSRPTQSVTGHDAQPPRTGLTRIPMSKSLKTGKTVLGSLGISGGVKMESRAETQSMRIELKKSTVNSNSYVVQSGGKV from the exons ATGAGGTCCAAAAGCAGCAGGGTGGAGAGCCCGGCCGATGGGGTGCTTGGGGTTCCACAAGATGACCATGACATTGGTCAAGATCAGGAAGTGGTCTTGCCTGTGAAGAGCCTGAAGGCCAAGGCTCAGCAGAACGAAAATGTAGGTAAAGTGGAGGTTGAGGTGATCACTGAGAAAGAGAAGCTATTTTTGGATTCCCCTGAagctggagagaaaagaagggaCATCATGGATCTTTCCAAGGAGGATCTACTGAAACTACTGGGCATCATGGAAGGAGAGGTTCAG GCTAGAGAGGATGTTATCTGCATGCTTAAGTCAAAACAGAGTGTCCCAGAGGCCCTGGAATCACGTTACGGCTCTGCAGCCCCCACACCGGCTCTCCAGGCCCTGCAGAGAGATGGTTTGATCACTGGCTCTGAGCCGTACAACCAAAGCATCTACCAAAAGCCTATGGCAGAG TTGGAGCGTCTGCAAGAGAAGCACAAAGAGACATACCGACGGATGCTGGGTCAGCTGCTGCTCGCCGAAAAGTGCCATCGTCGCACTGTCCACGAGCTGGACACAGAGAAACGCAAACATGTAGACTACATGAACAAGAGTGACGATTTCACCAACCTCttggagcaggagagagaaag ATTGAAGAGGTTGCTTGAGAATGAAAAAGCTTAccaggtgagaaaagaaaaggagcacTCTAAACGTCTGGCCAAGTTGAGAGAGGAGCTGGTCAAGCTGAAGTCCTTTGCCCTGATGTTGGTCAATGAGCGCCAGCAGCACCTAGAACAAATGGACCAACAGAACCAAAGGGTCCAGGAGCTTGGCCAGCAGCTGCAACAGCGGGAGGAGGCGCTGAATGAAGCCAAGGAGCGCGCTCAGGAGGACAGCCACAGGGTGCTGAGCCTGGAGGCTGAACTTAAAGAGAGATCTGCCAAACTCACCCAACAACATGAGGAGATGACTGCCAAACTGTCAAATCAAGAGATGCAAAACCGTCAACTCAATGCCAAGCTTTTGGGGTTGACACATAAAGTGGAGGAGCTAGAGGAGAGCAACAGAGCCTTGAGGAAATCTGAGGAAGAACTGCAGGAGCTCAGGGAAAAGATTAGCAAAGGGGAGTGTGGCAACTCCAACTTGATTGCAGAGTTGGAGAACTTGCGGAAACGGGTGCTCGAGATGGAGGGAAAGGATGAGGAGATTACCAAGACTGAATATCAGTGTAAGGAACTAAGAAAAAGGCTGCAAGAGGAAGATAATAAAAGTAAAGACCTCAGACTGGAAGTGGAGAAGCTCCAGAAAAGAATGATGGAATTAGAGAAACTTGAGGTTGCATTCAATGTCAGCAAGTCTGAGTGTGCACAGTTACACACGGctttggagagagagagtggccTGAGCAAAGAACTATCAGATGAAGTTGTATCTCTCAGGATCCGCACGAAAGAGCTTGAGTCTTCAGAGCTGAAGCTGGAAAAGTCTGAGCTGAGCCTCAAGGATGACTTGAGTAAGCTGAAGTCATTGACAGTTGCTTTGATGGAAGAACGGAAGACCCTGATGGAAAGATTGAagttagatgagaagaaaaaggaggaactGACTACAATGGTCAAAGTTGAGCAGAGTAAGGTTATGGAGGTGACTGAGAAACTCATAGAAGAGAGCAAAAAGCTCTTGAAGCTGAAATCTGAGATGGAAACCAAAGTAGAAACGCTAACTGCAGAAAAGGGGGAGCTAAGCACCAAACTAGCTTATGAAATTGATAAATCTAAGGAACTTAATTCAAAGGtcagtcaaatgaaaaagaggTTAGATGGGTTTGAGCAAGCAGAAAAACTTTCAGTGAAGAATTCAGTGCAATGTGAACTGGTAAGAATGTCCGACCCCGTGAGAAGAGAAGACAACAAAATTAAGGAACTGACCTTTGAAATTGAGCGTCTCAAAAATCGTCTCAAACAACTTGAAGTAGTAGAGGGAGATTTGATCAAGACTGAAGATCAGTATGACATGTTGGAGAAAAAGTTCATGACAGAACAGGACAAAGCCAACATTCTTTCGCAACAGGTGGAGGAAATGAGGAATCAGATAGCTCGGAACAAAGCAATTgagaaaggggaggaggagagccaGGAGGAAGACCTCCGACAACGATGTAAGCGAGAGGAAGCCAAAACCAGGGAAATGCAGGCTGACGTTGTTGCCCTCAAAGAGAAGATCCATGAGCTCATGCACAAAGAAGACCAGCTATCTCAGCTGCAGGTGGACTATTCCCTCTTGCAGCAGAGATTCttagaagaggaagagaaagcaaagaacatGGGCACTGAAGTTTTCCATCTGACCAAAGAATTGGAGATGGCAAAACGCCACAGTCGAGCGCTAAGGCCCAGCTTGAATGGGAGGAGAATGGTGGACGTTGCTGTGACGTCCACCGGAGTGCAGACAGAGACATCATCCACTGGATCAGCAGAGGAGGATACCCCTGCTGTTTTTATCAGGAAGTCCGTTCAAGAAGAAAATCGTATCATGAGTAACCTCAGACAGAGGTGCCTGAAGAAACCAACAGAAAAGACTGGTGGCATTGAGCGTTGTCCTTCATCTAGCAGTGACTTAGGCTTGAAGAAATCTTGGATTCCTTGGATGAGGAAGAAGGATAACACCCCACAAGACACCAACTTGGAAAAACCCCTGCACATTAATGGAGATCATTTGCCGTCCGAGCTGTCCATGTCCCCAAAGCAAGGCCAGCCTTTACACATCCGGGTGACACCAGACCATCAAAACAACATGGCCACTCTTGAGATCAGAAGCCCCACTTCTGAGGATGTCTTCTCAAACTCAGCTCCCCTCAGCCCCAACCCATCTCAACCTAAATCCAGAATCACAATCATTCCCACATACTCTGCCCCAAACCCCAGGAGAAAGCCCACCACTGGACCCCAGGGTCCTGAAAGAGCCAAGTCTCCAGTAACCATCACAGCTATATCCAGAGCCAAGTCTCCAGAAAGTTGCAGAGCTTCCTCCACTGCCTTAGGGAGGCCTTTGTCCCCTGTCTCTATAATGACAGTCAGCACTGCTGTAGTGCCTGAAGTGTCCTCCTCTCCAGAGCCCCAGGAGATGACCATGGGACGAGCTGTGTTTAAGGTTACGCCAGAGAAGCAGATGGTCCCAGTGCCTATACGGAAGGGCCATAACAACACCAGCATCATCACCACCTCTGAAGATAACAAGATCCATATTCATCTAGGCAACAACATCACCCCAAAGATGGTAGTCAGGCCAGTGGCTGCTGCAGCGGAGAACAAGGAAATGACCTTGTCGACTGGGACGGTTTTGCGCTCCCCTCGTCAAATCACCACCACTGCCATGAGGAGCACACAGAGCAAAGTGATGAGCAGTATCACCATTTCTCCTGTTACATCCACCACTTCCAGACCAACACAAAGTGTG ACTGGGCATGATGCCCAGCCACCTCGCACAGGACTGACCCGCATCCCGATGTCCAAGAGCCTGAAGACAGGGAAAACTGTGCTGGGGTCCCTGGGGATCTCAGGTGGAGTGAAGATGGAGTCACGAGCCGAGACTCAGTCTATGAGGATAGAACTAAAGAAATCCACTGTCAACAGCAACTCCTATGTTGTACAAAGTGGAGGAAAAGTTTAA